From Alosa sapidissima isolate fAloSap1 chromosome 7, fAloSap1.pri, whole genome shotgun sequence, the proteins below share one genomic window:
- the LOC121713446 gene encoding delta-type opioid receptor, giving the protein MEFIEESISLYNESFDQTNSTDLDDGDEVLPTGVKITIAVVYMIVCVVGLIGNSLVMYVIIRYTKMNSATYIYIFNLALADFLVLATLPFQGTDVLLDFWPFGLSLCKIVVSIDYYNMFTSVFTLTVMSMDRYIAVCHPVRSLVVRTTSKAKVVNVGVWALASAIGVPVMVMGQLEVEPNGSIECMVVLPRPHRYWEPVFGMCVFLFSFIVPVAIISVCYGLMVRRLHSVRLLSGSREKDRYLRRITRMVLAVVLAFVVCWAPVQVLALVQALGSVDLGGSEARMVAMHFCIALGYANSSLNPLLYAFLDENFKRCFRSSCPHRGLGGGTDASGRKSSRRSKWFGGEEHKNGIAHGEMEMAEGNHRQ; this is encoded by the exons ATGGAGTTCATCGAAGAAAGCATAAGTTTATACAACGAATCATTCGATCAAACCAACTCAACTGACCTCGACGATGGGGATGAAGTTCTTCCTACCGGCGTGAAGATCACCATAGCAGTGGTGTACATGATAGTATGTGTAGTTGGTCTCATCGGCAATAGTTTGGTGATGTACGTGATAATCAG GTACACCAAAATGAACAGCGCCACATACATCTACATCTTCAACCTGGCCTTGGCAGACTTCCTGGTGCTGGCAACTCTTCCATTCCAGGGCACCGATGTCCTACTGGACTTTTGGCCCTTCGGCCTGAGTCTCTGTAAGATAGTGGTCAGCATTGACTATTACAACATGTTCACCAGCGTCTTCACACTGACTGTGATGAGCATGGACCGATACATCGCCGTGTGCCACCCTGTACGTTCACTCGTGGTGCGCACCACCTCAAAGGCCAAAGTGGTCAACGTAGGGGTGTGGGCACTCGCCTCTGCCATAGGAGTGCCAGTTATGGTGATGGGGCAGCTGGAAGTGGAACCCAATGGTA GTATTGAGTGCATGGTGGTTCTGCCCAGACCTCACCGGTACTGGGAGCCTGTCTtcggcatgtgtgtgttcctcttctCGTTCATCGTGCCCGTGGCCATCATTAGCGTGTGCTACGGGCTGATGGTGCGGCGTCTGCACAGCGTGCGCCTTCTCTCTGGCTCCCGGGAGAAGGACCGCTACCTGCGCCGGATCACGCGCATGGTCCTGGCCGTGGTGCTGGCCTTCGTGGTGTGCTGGGCGCCGGTGCAAGTGCTGGCCCTGGTCCAGGCGCTGGGCAGCGTGGACCTGGGCGGCAGCGAGGCCCGCATGGTGGCCATGCACTTCTGCATCGCGCTAGGCTACGCTAACAGCAGCCTCAATCCCCTCCTCTACGCCTTCCTGGACGAAAACTTCAAGCGGTGCTTCCGCTCCTCCTGCCCGCACCGCGGCCTGGGGGGCGGCACGGACGCGTCAGGGAGGAAGTCGTCGAGGAGGAGCAAGTGGTTCGGTGGGGAGGAGCACAAAAACGGCATCGCGCATGGAGAGATGGAAATGGCTGAGGGAAATCATAGGCAGTAG